One segment of Thermodesulfovibrio sp. 3907-1M DNA contains the following:
- a CDS encoding DUF262 domain-containing protein → MKASETKIQPILEGTKQYVVPLFQRSYDWGNNEWEILWNDILELYEMENPRTHFLGSIVTMPTTSVPEGVTKYLLIDGQQRLTTLFIILALIRDKSPRLADEITNTLLTNPYKQGIDYLKLLPTNVDRDIFEKLIRYGYNEIEEINNSHNIYKAYKYFERKLSNDNFDIERIKNLIINNLIVVSIVLDRDDNPHLVFESLNAKGRALTQSDLIRNYFLMKIHINDQEKIYSEYWKPMQDSLSENLTEFIRHYLMKNGKQVKKMKFTLH, encoded by the coding sequence ATGAAGGCATCTGAAACAAAAATTCAACCTATTCTTGAAGGAACAAAACAATATGTTGTTCCACTTTTTCAACGTTCATATGACTGGGGTAATAACGAATGGGAAATATTATGGAATGATATTTTGGAACTTTACGAAATGGAAAATCCCCGTACTCATTTTTTGGGTTCTATAGTAACAATGCCAACTACTTCTGTCCCTGAAGGTGTTACGAAGTATCTTTTAATAGATGGACAACAACGACTTACAACACTTTTTATTATACTGGCTTTGATACGTGATAAGTCGCCCCGGCTTGCTGATGAGATAACAAACACTCTTTTGACTAATCCATATAAGCAAGGAATTGATTATTTAAAACTTTTACCGACAAATGTTGATAGAGATATTTTTGAAAAATTAATCAGATACGGATACAATGAGATAGAAGAAATAAATAATTCTCATAACATTTATAAGGCATATAAATATTTTGAAAGAAAATTGAGTAATGATAATTTTGATATAGAAAGAATTAAAAATTTAATTATAAATAATTTAATAGTTGTTAGTATTGTCCTTGATAGAGATGATAATCCACATCTCGTTTTTGAGAGTCTTAACGCAAAAGGACGTGCTTTAACCCAGTCTGATTTAATCCGTAACTATTTCCTTATGAAAATCCATATAAATGACCAAGAAAAAATATATTCAGAATATTGGAAACCAATGCAAGATTCTCTCAGTGAAAATCTAACAGAGTTTATTAGACATTATTTAATGAAAAATGGTAAACAAGTTAAAAAAATGAAATTTACTTTACACTAA
- a CDS encoding RCKP-type rubredoxin-like domain-containing protein produces the protein MAVFKCSNCGATKEGRCKPQKCPKCGQKGTMQKVS, from the coding sequence ATGGCAGTTTTTAAGTGTAGCAATTGCGGGGCTACAAAAGAAGGAAGATGTAAGCCTCAGAAATGTCCAAAATGTGGACAGAAAGGAACAATGCAAAAAGTATCCTAA
- a CDS encoding UDP-glucose/GDP-mannose dehydrogenase family protein — protein sequence MHIAIIGTGYVGLVTGACFAEFGVFVTCVDKDQEKIEKLKKGIIPFYEPGLEDIVKRNLKENRLKFTTCIDEAVNESLVIFIAVGTPPRGDGSANLDYVEEVAKEIAKNMNSYKVIVTKSTVPVGTGLKIKEIIKKNLEKSVEFDIVSNPEFLREGSAVEDFMRPNRVVIGAESEQAIAIMKDLYRPLYLIETPFVITDIPTAELIKYATNSFLATKISFINEISALCETVGANVNTVAKAMGLDGRIGPKFLHAGIGFGGSCLPKDTMALVRIAEEKGVELRIIKAAIEANQNQRERLTQKIIKAFNDKVEGKIIGILGLSFKPNTDDIREAPALYIIQSLLNRKATVKVYDPQAMENTRKVFPNIIYCSDAYSVAKDADALVVVTEWNQFRNLDLERIKKLMKGNLFFDFRNIYDPVKVKQIGFSYFSVGRP from the coding sequence ATGCATATAGCTATAATTGGCACAGGATATGTAGGACTCGTAACTGGCGCTTGCTTTGCTGAATTTGGAGTTTTCGTAACATGCGTTGATAAGGATCAGGAAAAAATTGAAAAACTAAAAAAGGGAATTATTCCTTTTTATGAACCAGGACTTGAGGACATTGTAAAGAGAAATTTAAAGGAAAATAGATTAAAATTTACTACCTGCATTGATGAAGCAGTTAACGAATCTCTTGTAATATTTATTGCTGTAGGAACACCACCCCGGGGAGATGGTTCTGCAAATCTTGATTATGTTGAAGAAGTTGCAAAAGAGATTGCAAAAAATATGAATAGTTACAAAGTTATTGTTACGAAGAGCACAGTTCCTGTTGGAACAGGATTAAAGATAAAAGAAATCATCAAAAAAAATCTTGAAAAAAGCGTTGAATTTGATATTGTCTCAAATCCAGAATTCTTGAGAGAAGGCTCTGCAGTTGAGGATTTCATGCGTCCTAATAGAGTTGTAATTGGTGCAGAAAGTGAACAGGCAATTGCCATAATGAAAGACCTTTATAGACCTTTGTATTTGATAGAAACTCCTTTTGTAATAACTGATATACCCACAGCTGAATTAATAAAATATGCTACAAACAGTTTTCTTGCGACAAAAATCTCATTTATTAATGAAATATCAGCACTATGCGAAACAGTTGGTGCAAATGTCAATACTGTAGCAAAGGCAATGGGACTTGATGGAAGAATTGGTCCTAAGTTTCTTCATGCAGGTATAGGGTTTGGTGGTTCATGTTTGCCAAAGGATACAATGGCACTTGTCAGAATTGCTGAAGAAAAAGGGGTAGAGCTTCGTATTATTAAGGCTGCCATTGAGGCAAATCAAAATCAAAGGGAAAGATTAACTCAAAAAATAATAAAAGCATTTAACGACAAAGTTGAGGGGAAAATTATTGGTATACTTGGTTTATCATTCAAACCCAATACAGATGACATAAGAGAGGCTCCTGCATTGTACATCATTCAGAGTCTGCTAAATAGAAAAGCAACAGTTAAAGTTTACGACCCTCAGGCTATGGAAAATACCAGGAAGGTTTTCCCAAACATAATTTACTGCTCAGATGCTTACTCTGTAGCAAAAGATGCTGATGCTCTTGTAGTTGTTACTGAATGGAATCAATTCAGAAATCTTGATCTTGAAAGAATAAAAAAACTTATGAAGGGTAATTTATTCTTTGATTTCAGAAATATTTATGATCCAGTGAAAGTAAAACAAATAGGATTTAGTTATTTCAGTGTAGGAAGACCATGA
- the queF gene encoding preQ(1) synthase, with protein sequence MLYGEKAVKEAKLEAWDNPYPQRDYRIEISFPEFTCLCPRSGYPDFATIKISYIPDKKIVELKSLKLYLNSYRDKYISHEAVTNKIYEDLYNLLQPRALEVMGDFNPRGNVKTIIKVSSEDS encoded by the coding sequence ATGCTTTACGGTGAAAAAGCTGTAAAAGAAGCAAAACTTGAAGCATGGGATAACCCATATCCTCAGAGGGATTACAGAATTGAAATAAGTTTTCCTGAATTTACCTGTTTATGCCCGAGATCTGGATATCCTGATTTTGCGACAATAAAAATAAGTTACATTCCTGACAAAAAAATCGTAGAGCTGAAATCATTAAAGCTTTATCTCAACTCTTACAGAGATAAATACATCTCCCACGAAGCAGTCACAAATAAAATCTATGAGGATCTTTACAATCTTCTTCAGCCAAGAGCACTGGAAGTAATGGGTGATTTCAATCCAAGAGGAAATGTGAAGACCATTATCAAAGTGTCTTCTGAAGACAGTTAA
- a CDS encoding HNH endonuclease family protein, whose translation MKIKRMLKRLNRLEVTTAYPFLLNVFREYEERIINKETLIEILKILENFIIRRFICNIPTNQLNKIFPPLYSQAKRMEGDLLSNIKTILQSKNYPKDAEFKAKLVNKKLYGSGDLQVKAKLILESIEENYAHKEQVLFDDLTIEHIMPQTLSEWWQKHLGEDWGITHELLLHTIGNLTLTAYNPELSNADFETKKQYLGNSHLEMNKYFNEITSWKKEDIEKRAQYLSEIAISIWPYFGDENFTQYNEDITGTRPKKLYILRKQFEVLSWRDVMEKTINCIIESDLEKFEEIIRQFPRFVGRNKNQFRQVRELINGAFMEVNLSAKDIYNFCIQMIETLGLTSEDWRVEFS comes from the coding sequence TTGAAAATAAAAAGAATGCTCAAGCGTCTCAATAGACTTGAAGTAACAACAGCATATCCTTTCTTATTAAATGTTTTTAGAGAATATGAAGAAAGAATAATAAATAAAGAAACTCTGATAGAGATATTGAAAATCCTTGAAAATTTTATAATTCGGAGATTTATTTGTAATATCCCGACAAATCAACTTAATAAAATTTTTCCTCCCCTTTATTCTCAGGCAAAAAGGATGGAAGGAGATTTGCTTAGTAACATAAAAACTATACTTCAAAGTAAAAATTACCCAAAGGATGCAGAATTTAAAGCGAAATTAGTAAATAAGAAACTTTATGGTAGTGGAGACCTACAAGTTAAAGCTAAGTTAATTCTTGAGTCTATTGAAGAAAATTATGCTCATAAAGAGCAGGTGCTGTTTGATGACCTTACTATTGAACATATAATGCCCCAAACATTAAGCGAATGGTGGCAAAAGCACTTAGGAGAAGATTGGGGAATAACTCATGAACTTTTGCTTCATACAATAGGCAACCTAACACTAACGGCATATAACCCAGAACTCTCCAATGCAGATTTTGAAACAAAAAAACAATACTTGGGTAATAGTCATCTTGAAATGAATAAATATTTTAATGAAATAACTTCTTGGAAAAAGGAAGATATTGAAAAAAGGGCTCAATACTTATCAGAAATCGCCATTTCTATATGGCCATATTTTGGAGATGAAAATTTTACCCAATATAATGAGGATATTACAGGGACTAGACCCAAAAAATTATACATTTTAAGAAAACAGTTTGAAGTCCTATCTTGGAGAGATGTAATGGAAAAAACGATTAATTGTATTATAGAATCAGACCTAGAAAAATTTGAAGAAATAATACGCCAGTTTCCGAGATTTGTTGGTAGAAATAAAAATCAATTTCGTCAAGTACGCGAACTTATCAATGGTGCTTTTATGGAAGTAAATTTATCTGCAAAAGATATCTATAATTTTTGTATCCAAATGATAGAGACTTTAGGTCTTACATCAGAAGATTGGAGAGTTGAATTTAGTTAA
- a CDS encoding rubredoxin gives MSGENKKKLVSYRCCHCGYIYEPSQGCEKNKVKPETSFEEIPEDYRCPVCKSKKSGFVPVK, from the coding sequence ATGAGCGGAGAGAATAAGAAAAAATTAGTATCTTACAGATGTTGTCACTGTGGATACATTTATGAGCCTTCACAAGGGTGTGAAAAAAATAAAGTAAAACCTGAAACATCTTTTGAAGAAATACCAGAAGACTATCGCTGTCCTGTATGTAAATCTAAAAAGTCAGGATTTGTTCCGGTAAAATAA
- the mtnP gene encoding S-methyl-5'-thioadenosine phosphorylase yields the protein MKIGIIGGSGLSESEIKKEILTIKTPYGEPSCPYEIEKIDTLEVLFLRRHGEKHSIPPHKVNYRANIYGFKLCGIERIFGVFATGSLNESIPPGSIVIPHQIIDLTQGMRDHTFYDKEKVVHIDFTEPFCSEIRYYLLETARRLGINVIPHGTYICVNGPRLETAAEIRFFKNIGADIIGMTIMPEAALARELEICYAAVAVVGNYAAGISKMPLTVKEVIETMQDSVDTLGLLIRETIKKLPDERNCLCKDALKNASF from the coding sequence GTGAAAATAGGAATAATTGGTGGTAGCGGACTCAGTGAATCAGAGATAAAAAAAGAGATCCTCACCATAAAAACTCCATATGGTGAACCTTCCTGTCCCTATGAAATAGAAAAAATTGACACTCTGGAAGTTTTATTTCTCAGGCGTCACGGTGAAAAGCACAGCATACCACCTCATAAAGTTAACTACAGAGCCAACATTTATGGATTTAAACTCTGCGGAATAGAGAGAATATTCGGAGTTTTTGCCACAGGTTCATTAAACGAAAGCATACCACCCGGAAGTATCGTAATACCCCATCAAATAATAGATTTAACTCAAGGCATGAGAGATCATACTTTCTATGACAAAGAAAAAGTCGTCCACATAGATTTCACAGAACCATTCTGCAGTGAGATAAGATACTACTTATTAGAGACAGCAAGAAGACTTGGAATTAATGTGATTCCTCACGGAACGTACATATGTGTGAATGGTCCAAGACTTGAAACAGCTGCTGAAATAAGATTTTTTAAAAATATAGGTGCTGATATTATTGGTATGACAATTATGCCAGAGGCTGCACTGGCAAGAGAGTTAGAGATCTGTTATGCTGCAGTTGCTGTTGTTGGTAATTATGCTGCTGGAATATCAAAGATGCCTCTTACAGTTAAGGAAGTTATTGAAACGATGCAAGACTCTGTTGATACATTAGGTTTACTTATAAGAGAAACTATCAAAAAACTACCTGATGAAAGGAACTGCCTTTGCAAAGATGCTCTTAAGAACGCTTCTTTTTAG
- a CDS encoding tetratricopeptide repeat protein → MSQVNKNLKFIKRKKHDIAIAKYTRIIEKDPNNYQAYKERGNAYYRKKLYHLAIADYTKAIELKPDYFLAYNNRGIVYSVLGLYELAIADYNKAIELKPNNGMPYNNRGFTYLLMGRLEEAERDIRKSIELNPNNIYALNSMAELFAMKGMPEEACKWLIKAIEKGYNNWKYLKTSKTYDLIRNHPCFQAIVERNFHGLPTLK, encoded by the coding sequence ATGTCTCAGGTAAATAAAAACTTAAAATTCATAAAAAGAAAAAAGCATGATATTGCAATTGCAAAATACACAAGAATTATAGAAAAAGACCCTAATAATTATCAGGCTTATAAAGAAAGGGGAAATGCCTATTACAGGAAAAAGCTCTATCATCTTGCAATAGCAGATTATACAAAGGCAATTGAGCTAAAACCAGATTACTTTCTCGCATACAATAACCGCGGAATAGTTTACTCAGTTTTAGGTCTCTACGAGCTTGCAATTGCTGATTATAATAAAGCTATTGAATTAAAGCCAAACAATGGAATGCCTTACAACAATAGAGGATTCACTTATCTATTAATGGGCAGATTAGAAGAAGCTGAAAGAGATATTAGAAAATCAATTGAACTTAATCCTAACAACATATATGCATTAAACAGCATGGCAGAGCTTTTTGCCATGAAAGGAATGCCAGAAGAAGCCTGTAAATGGCTTATAAAAGCAATTGAAAAAGGTTACAACAACTGGAAATATCTTAAAACATCAAAAACATACGATCTTATTAGAAATCATCCCTGTTTTCAAGCTATTGTTGAAAGAAATTTTCATGGTCTTCCTACACTGAAATAA
- a CDS encoding type II toxin-antitoxin system antitoxin SocA domain-containing protein: MLKYNPKRLNNAIVWFAKKHFEKTGKYPTLTQILKYLAFLEFESVKEWGIPAFGLKFKAYKHGPVPEEIYFKLKNLESTDPELYKLKKHDDHIVIIPVKEADEDRFSV; the protein is encoded by the coding sequence ATGCTCAAATATAATCCGAAAAGACTCAACAACGCTATAGTCTGGTTTGCAAAAAAGCATTTTGAAAAGACAGGAAAATATCCCACACTCACACAGATTTTGAAATATCTTGCTTTTCTTGAATTTGAATCTGTCAAGGAATGGGGTATTCCTGCTTTTGGTTTAAAATTTAAAGCCTACAAACATGGTCCTGTTCCGGAAGAAATTTATTTTAAACTGAAAAATCTCGAATCAACAGATCCTGAACTTTACAAATTGAAAAAACATGATGATCACATTGTAATAATCCCTGTAAAAGAGGCTGATGAAGATCGTTTCTCAGTGTGA
- the yedF gene encoding sulfurtransferase-like selenium metabolism protein YedF, producing MEIDARGLGCPKPIILAEEALSKIEEGVVTVIVDNEGSMENLKRYATRFGYYYEVENEENYWKVKIVKGYTCQISSTAEKQTKKDLLVIISSDVIGKDEKLGRVLMKAYFETIIATRQLPQMIFLMNTAVKLSTIDEEFISLLKKIEEMGTEVFTCGTCLKYYNLEDSLKVGFRGTTNHFVEGMFDFNKTVWIG from the coding sequence ATGGAAATTGATGCAAGAGGCTTAGGATGTCCAAAGCCCATCATCCTTGCTGAAGAGGCATTGTCAAAAATAGAAGAAGGAGTTGTCACAGTAATTGTTGACAATGAAGGTTCTATGGAGAATTTAAAGAGATATGCTACAAGATTTGGTTACTACTATGAAGTTGAAAATGAGGAAAACTACTGGAAGGTAAAGATAGTTAAAGGTTATACCTGTCAGATTTCTTCAACAGCAGAAAAGCAGACGAAAAAGGATTTGCTGGTTATTATCTCATCTGATGTAATTGGTAAGGATGAAAAATTAGGAAGAGTTCTTATGAAAGCCTATTTTGAAACAATCATAGCTACCAGGCAACTTCCACAGATGATTTTTTTAATGAATACAGCTGTGAAACTCTCTACCATAGATGAGGAGTTTATTTCACTTCTTAAAAAAATTGAAGAAATGGGCACAGAGGTATTTACCTGCGGAACATGCCTTAAGTATTACAATCTTGAAGATAGTTTAAAAGTTGGGTTCAGAGGCACAACAAATCATTTTGTTGAAGGAATGTTTGATTTTAATAAAACTGTATGGATTGGCTAA
- a CDS encoding flavin prenyltransferase UbiX — MERLILAITGASGIIYGIRLLEEVSKIFQVSVILSSSATKVMEYETEIKSFNEFRERYEKPNIKIYFENHIDAPVASGSCKSRGMFIVPCSMKTLSAIATGYADNLITRAADVIIKEGRRLVISPRETPLSAIHIENMLKLARIGVIIAPPMPAFYHNPQTIDDMVNFVVGKLLDSMGIENNLYRRWNG; from the coding sequence ATGGAAAGATTGATACTGGCAATAACAGGAGCTTCAGGCATAATTTATGGAATAAGACTTCTTGAGGAAGTTTCTAAAATTTTTCAAGTATCAGTAATTTTATCCAGCTCTGCCACAAAGGTAATGGAGTATGAGACAGAAATTAAAAGTTTTAATGAGTTTAGAGAAAGATATGAAAAACCAAACATAAAAATTTATTTTGAAAATCATATTGATGCGCCTGTGGCAAGTGGCTCTTGTAAAAGCCGTGGAATGTTTATTGTCCCATGTTCAATGAAAACTCTCTCTGCAATTGCCACTGGTTATGCTGACAATTTAATAACAAGAGCTGCTGATGTAATAATTAAAGAGGGAAGAAGACTCGTAATTTCTCCAAGAGAGACTCCCCTCAGTGCAATTCATATTGAAAATATGCTGAAACTTGCCAGAATTGGAGTTATTATAGCACCACCCATGCCTGCATTTTATCATAATCCTCAGACAATTGATGATATGGTGAACTTTGTCGTAGGAAAACTTCTTGACAGCATGGGAATTGAAAACAATCTTTACAGGAGATGGAATGGATAA
- a CDS encoding L,D-transpeptidase family protein → MLLRTLLFSFLIFIFSVNHVFAYETADLVVVIKSKRVMFLMKEGKILKAYRVALGKNPTGKKTSQGDGKTPEGRYYIVGRNPNSSFYRALKISYPNEKDIEQAAKLHVNPGGGIMIHGLSKKVEYLGKYHIIDDWTEGCIAVTNKEMDEIWRMVPEGTPVEILP, encoded by the coding sequence ATGCTCTTAAGAACGCTTCTTTTTAGTTTTCTAATTTTTATTTTTTCAGTTAACCATGTCTTTGCCTATGAAACTGCTGATTTAGTGGTTGTTATTAAGTCAAAAAGAGTTATGTTTCTTATGAAAGAAGGTAAAATACTCAAAGCCTATCGAGTTGCTCTTGGAAAAAATCCAACTGGAAAAAAAACATCTCAAGGAGATGGAAAAACTCCTGAGGGAAGATATTACATAGTGGGAAGAAATCCTAACAGCAGTTTTTACAGGGCACTGAAAATCTCATATCCAAACGAAAAAGATATTGAACAGGCAGCAAAACTTCATGTAAATCCTGGTGGTGGAATAATGATACACGGGCTTTCAAAAAAAGTGGAGTATCTTGGCAAATATCACATAATTGATGACTGGACCGAAGGCTGCATTGCTGTCACAAATAAAGAGATGGATGAAATATGGAGGATGGTTCCTGAGGGGACTCCAGTAGAGATTCTGCCATGA
- a CDS encoding TIR domain-containing protein: protein MYEYGNEVLLSSSNVGEIIQQATYRKPASVFEKFYRVLKALNNLEEYYMEPISPRSLCRSYEDSISILFENEFKNCLDFSDTVLNKVLIPYLAAMSYSITDGEVINLIKDGLKPLGYVKAERGIFNNSPVKPEYIQITPKGYEKIEELRKELELETNKVFVAMPFKEDDKELQEIYQTIQDVLENLGYSLIRVDKIDYTGYIIDKIMSEIKESRFVICVLTPEKGREDPNLNVMFEFGYAAGLNKGIIPLCNEIFKDKLPFDIKQFNTIFYENKEELKERLTNRIRNIYGKRV from the coding sequence ATGTATGAATATGGAAACGAAGTACTTTTATCTAGTTCTAATGTAGGAGAAATAATTCAGCAGGCAACTTATAGAAAACCTGCAAGTGTTTTTGAAAAGTTTTACAGAGTACTTAAAGCTTTAAATAACCTAGAAGAATATTATATGGAACCTATATCCCCTAGAAGTTTATGTAGAAGTTACGAAGACTCTATATCAATTTTATTCGAGAACGAGTTCAAGAATTGCCTTGATTTTTCTGATACGGTTTTAAATAAGGTACTTATTCCTTATTTAGCTGCCATGAGTTACTCAATCACTGATGGAGAGGTTATTAATCTAATTAAAGATGGACTTAAACCTTTAGGATATGTAAAAGCTGAAAGAGGCATTTTCAATAATTCTCCTGTAAAACCAGAATATATTCAAATAACTCCAAAAGGCTATGAAAAAATTGAAGAACTCAGAAAAGAGCTGGAGTTAGAAACCAATAAAGTCTTTGTTGCTATGCCTTTTAAAGAGGACGATAAAGAACTACAAGAAATATATCAGACTATTCAAGATGTTTTAGAAAATTTAGGATACAGTCTTATTCGAGTAGATAAAATTGATTACACTGGTTACATAATAGATAAAATAATGAGTGAAATAAAAGAAAGCAGATTTGTGATATGTGTTTTGACTCCCGAAAAAGGTAGAGAGGATCCAAATCTCAATGTAATGTTTGAATTTGGATACGCTGCGGGATTAAATAAGGGAATAATTCCTTTATGTAATGAAATTTTTAAGGATAAGTTGCCTTTTGATATAAAACAATTTAATACCATTTTTTATGAAAATAAAGAAGAGTTAAAGGAACGATTAACTAATAGAATAAGAAATATTTATGGTAAAAGAGTCTGA
- the hemH gene encoding ferrochelatase — MTAWELKTIFTGDGMDKIGVMLLNMGGPDSLSAVKPFLYNLFTDPYIANFGFMQKPLAWLISNVRAGKLKKAYEKIGGKSPLKEITEAQAKALEEALGEDFHVLVGMRYWHPFIEDSLEEFKKLNIKKVVAVSLYPQFCSATTSSAVERFRELTNGNFEFKIISSWCDYPLFIEAWIEQIEKAFERHGSECFVLFSAHGIPIYLHKKGDPYISEVQKTVNAIASKMKLKEFKICFQSRTGPLQWVKPSTEEVIKELSKTEIRKILIVPVSFVSDHIETLYEIDFVYKKMANDLGLQLYRVDSLNTSSKFIEALKNLVLECLQGGSEKCFTVKKL, encoded by the coding sequence TTGACAGCATGGGAATTGAAAACAATCTTTACAGGAGATGGAATGGATAAAATCGGAGTAATGTTACTTAACATGGGAGGACCTGATAGCCTCTCAGCAGTTAAACCCTTTCTTTATAACCTTTTTACTGATCCTTATATTGCAAACTTTGGATTTATGCAGAAACCTCTTGCATGGCTTATTTCAAATGTAAGAGCAGGCAAACTAAAAAAAGCTTATGAAAAAATCGGAGGAAAGTCTCCTTTAAAGGAAATCACAGAGGCACAGGCAAAGGCTTTAGAGGAAGCCTTGGGAGAGGATTTTCATGTTCTCGTCGGAATGAGATACTGGCATCCTTTTATTGAAGACTCTCTGGAGGAGTTTAAAAAGTTAAATATAAAAAAAGTGGTGGCAGTCTCACTTTATCCACAGTTTTGTAGTGCAACCACATCCTCAGCAGTTGAGAGATTCAGGGAGCTTACAAATGGAAATTTTGAATTCAAGATAATAAGTTCCTGGTGTGATTATCCTTTATTTATTGAGGCATGGATTGAACAAATTGAAAAGGCATTTGAAAGACACGGAAGTGAGTGTTTTGTTCTTTTCAGTGCTCATGGTATTCCTATTTACCTTCATAAAAAAGGAGACCCTTACATCTCAGAAGTGCAAAAAACTGTAAATGCTATTGCTAGTAAAATGAAGTTAAAAGAGTTTAAAATATGCTTTCAGAGTAGAACAGGACCCCTTCAGTGGGTAAAGCCTTCAACTGAAGAAGTGATTAAAGAACTCAGTAAAACAGAAATAAGAAAAATTCTGATAGTTCCTGTGAGCTTTGTTTCTGATCACATTGAGACTCTTTATGAGATTGATTTTGTATATAAAAAAATGGCTAATGATTTAGGATTACAACTTTATCGTGTTGATTCATTGAATACTTCGTCAAAGTTTATTGAAGCCTTGAAAAATCTTGTATTAGAATGTTTACAGGGAGGGAGTGAAAAATGCTTTACGGTGAAAAAGCTGTAA
- a CDS encoding DUF4145 domain-containing protein, which yields MLWLNDKKKGKPEIVYPISSAVLLPLPNSDMPKEVRLDYEETAQIAKFSPRGAAALLRLAIQKLVKYLGEDEKNLNQAIGTLVKKGLPPEI from the coding sequence ATGCTTTGGTTGAATGATAAAAAGAAAGGGAAACCAGAAATAGTTTATCCTATTTCTTCTGCTGTTTTACTCCCTCTCCCGAATTCTGACATGCCAAAAGAAGTTAGATTAGATTATGAAGAGACAGCTCAAATAGCAAAGTTTTCACCAAGAGGGGCAGCAGCCTTACTTCGTTTAGCAATTCAAAAACTTGTGAAATACTTAGGTGAAGATGAGAAAAACCTAAATCAAGCAATTGGTACTTTAGTAAAAAAGGGACTTCCTCCTGAAATATAA